In Thermococcus celericrescens, the genomic window TAACCTAAAAGCGTATAAGGTTTTGCCTAACCCCTGAGCCTCCGGAAGTACGCCCTCATGGCACTCCAGTTGAGGGCGATATGGACGAAGGATAGGCCAAAGAAAGCGAAGCCAAGGTATATGTGGAGCGTGTCCGCTAGCGATACGGGAAGGGTGACTCCCAGCTCGGCCGCCAGGG contains:
- a CDS encoding DUF4405 domain-containing protein, encoding MNMGYGLRMWVSPVLFVLWLVTGITGVILLVAPLAAELGVTLPVSLADTLHIYLGFAFFGLSFVHIALNWSAMRAYFRRLRG